The Eremothecium cymbalariae DBVPG#7215 chromosome 8, complete sequence genome has a window encoding:
- the RRP43 gene encoding exosome non-catalytic core subunit RRP43 (similar to Ashbya gossypii AFR625C), producing MSESVEFTPIVFPPRVLARISPELSLQRHLSLGVRPCLRAFEEFREVETSDGNLSRYSPKCNNTNSNNILGSNVLKSGSTIVITSITGGIVEDTLSSNELQEDDGFEPKESSMGTYDKSDFATVYPVVDIERGRVGLPTDEEMIISQMLHDDIRSSGIIPKKALEVICGIRTTDRDGKPAILYPDSDDMESADLIKILSYKQTRKWNYCLYAKIKVFSRDGPLYELCWNSLMYALQTVQLPRAFVDERATDLKIPVRTRGRTATIRETYDLLCDPDQSVQLSLNKSNIAYASRCGVIDVDPDVQLPEDDDQMELDRQNTILVADLQGEAEETSITSTISVITDADGSFKSVTLIGGTSNVSPEIIKSAFRLAKKRSQDLASKIL from the coding sequence CCGGAATTATCCCTACAAAGGCATCTTTCTCTGGGTGTGAGACCATGTCTCCGCGCGTTTGAAGAGTTTAGAGAAGTTGAAACTAGTGATGGGAACCTATCAAGATACAGTCCTAAATGTAATAATACCAATTCAAACAATATTCTTGGTTCCAATGTGTTGAAGTCGGGTAGTACGATTGTAATAACTTCGATCACGGGTGGTATTGTCGAAGATACGCTTTCGAGTAATGAATTGCAAGAGGACGACGGTTTTGAACCTAAAGAATCTTCAATGGGCACTTACGATAAAAGTGACTTTGCGACAGTTTATCCTGTTGTGGATATAGAGCGCGGAAGAGTTGGTTTACCAACTGATGAGGAAATGATTATATCACAAATGTTACACGATGATATCCGAAGTTCTGGAATAATCCCCAAAAAAGCATTAGAAGTCATATGCGGAATAAGAACCACAGATAGGGACGGTAAGCCTGCTATTCTTTACCCTGATTCTGATGATATGGAAAGCGCGGATTTGATTAAAATTTTGAGCTATAAGCAAACAAGAAAGTGGAACTATTGCTTATACGCAaaaatcaaagttttcagTCGTGATGGACCGTTGTATGAACTTTGCTGGAACTCGTTAATGTATGCTTTGCAGACCGTTCAATTGCCTAGAgcttttgttgatgagcGTGCTACGGATTTAAAAATTCCCGTGAGAACCCGTGGCCGTACGGCGACAATCAGAGAAACATACGATCTTCTGTGTGACCCAGATCAAAGTGTACAACTATCATTAAATAAATCTAACATTGCATACGCTTCTCGTTGTGGAGTTATCGATGTTGATCCCGACGTGCAGTTGcctgaagatgatgacCAAATGGAACTAGATAGACAAAATACTATCTTGGTTGCAGATTTGCAAGGTGAGGCTGAGGAAACCTCTATTACATCGACAATATCCGTGATCACAGATGCTGATGGAAGCTTTAAAAGTGTGACGCTTATTGGAGGCACATCAAATGTCAGCCCCGAGATCATCAAAAGTGCATTCAGGCTAGCTAAAAAAAGGTCTCAAGATCTAGCATCCAAGATACTTTGA